DNA from Helicoverpa zea isolate HzStark_Cry1AcR chromosome 22, ilHelZeax1.1, whole genome shotgun sequence:
TAGGAAATCATGTAGGTATACTTTTATCAGCAAATCAATAAATTAGACATTATCAAAGCGGAAAAATTGTATTCCTTATTTTTCGCTTCTGTCATGACAACAACTTGGCAGACAGAAGTCAGAGTCTGACAACGAGACTTTCCAAGGTGGGTAACGGgagttgaggtcagataggcagacgctccaCTGGGATTCAGTTGCATCCAGCTGGACACTGGAAGGACCCAACACAGTTAAGAAAAAGACTAGGCAGGCGTAGTGGTGTCCGAACTTttgtaagtttataattttgaagtttCTAGCAAAAGTCCATAAAACAATAGTATCTTAGCTCAGTCAGTGTTTTTGTGCACTATGTATGGATCTATTTCCTATGCCTCGAGGCTTTTACGGGAAACCATTTTGAGTGTCCCGATACAAATTGGTTACTAGGATCcactaaataatttaataaaaatctcgTATCAAAACAAGTTGTCCTAAATTCGAGCTCACGTTGTTTTCGTTCGTTCATCAAACATCAAAGTCCGTTGATAAATTACGAACTAAATTACTGGACCCCTTGCATGAGATTGTGGCGTGCGCGCATTCCTTGTAGAAACGTGAGGACATTAATATCATATCAAAAtagaatttacaaaaaaaaaacaatttttatattcaatagaCCGTATTATGCTTTGTGACTGGCTTTAAAAATTCAGAGTTacagtttatttattctatATCTGCACAATGCTTAAAATTCCCAAGACAAATGGTTTTGGTTAGGTAAGTAAGGGTGGTAGAGTGGTGTCACAAAAATCGGACTTTGTATGGCTATATTTACAGAAAAAGAAAGTGTTAAACAGGTGTACATAACTTTTACCCTTAAGTAGTTACAATAGTCTTTAAATCATCACGAAGGACTTTTTTTATAAAGGAATATCGACTTTGATTGCCCATGCCTATGTCGGGTACAGTATAATTATTCTGCACTCAACTTAGGTACAATTTGATTTACATCCAAATTCATACCAATATGTTTTCAATTGAATCTGTTTATCGATAAACTAACCAATTAGGACATGTAAGTGCCTATTTCTTGTTGCTGCCGACATATTATTCTTAAGGATTTTACGACTGTAGTAGAGAGAAACTGAATCCGCTTTCAGCGACTGAGGTATCCTAAAGATTGTTCAAGCTAGATCTTGAAAAGCATTCATATTCAAGACAGAAATTCAAAGCGAATAAGACCTTATCCATTTTTTTCTCATCATCATCTAACAATCAGGGGTTGATTTCCCTAACCATTTATCTGATGACGTGCTTACTAGAGATCGGAATTTGATATTAATCGTATTGGGCTAATGTCATCTTTAACAAGCAAATAGAGATGGATAGATTATTAAAACCCACAGTGAGAAGGCTCTTATAATAATATCGGCTGTTCCAATTACGGTATGGAGGTCAGATATATACGATTCTGTGTAACACAATTGATGTTGAGAAGTATCCTGTTACTATGGAAATTGATCCGAACCTTTTTGGGTTTGGGCAGTAGGTCAGATTACTCAGATGCCATCGATCtaatgtaaatacataatattagtagattCAGAAATAATGTACTTAAAGGGGTATTAACAATAGTGATTTTGATCCAACTAAATCCTGCTGTTCCCGAGTTCTTTCCAAAACTTTGCCAATTTAAAATTTAGCGGTTTTGCGgtaatttaagtaaattattaatattttagcaaAAATGAACTTATTCAATCAGAATTTTAAATCCAGTTACAAGTCAAGGAAGTTCATCACAATCCAATAAATTTGCAATCATTCGTCAACGAGGCTCCATTTCACGAGAACCGTATCGTGACAGACATATCAAGAGTGACGTCACACGGCGCCATGTTGAATCAGCGCGTGCGCAAGGTCAATGTTATGTGGTAAAAGATAATTCCATTACGCAAGCATAGTgtgcgaatattttttttccgctattaaaattatgaattaggAATTGTTGTGCGGTTTTGTTGGAAACTTAGGTAAAGTATGATAAGCATTCTTCatactaatatattattatttaaaaaatatataaaggtatcaattaaatcaatttcattttaatttagtatgGCGCTATGTCTGGCTATTAAACTTTAATCAAATTGGTCTATacgagaaataaaataaatgttgaatagaaataaattagaCAAACCTGAAACCTGAAACCTGAATAATGTgtaaaaatcgccattttgtaaaaaaaataatgagctGATTACTTTGAAATAGGTTATCAAGTTGTGGTCGTTAAttggtaatttaaaataaaagaactacaaataaaaatatttttgctagtACTTTCTAGAccaatacatatacatatgtatagggcggaattaaaaatattgctaaGATATTTCGAGCATTTATTTAGGGTTTAGACTTAACAATCTTGCCCCATCAGCTTTAGACTTAATATTTTAAGGTACGggtaattaatatcaattaaaacaactaaaactCACCCGTAATAGCGTAATTCTCAAAGCTTTCTTTTCACTTGAAAGCAACAACCTGAGGTTGTTGCTCAAACAACGAAACTATAAAACGCAAAGAAGAAACACGTTGCAAGAGCAACAAGCGTTGAAAACTTTTCGATTTTCCGAACGAAACAGCGACTGTCACAGAAGCGCGATGGCGGCAAACTGATAAAAAATGGCGGACGAGCGGGTATTTATGTACAGCGTTATCAGGATTCGTGGGATGGCCCAGTTATCACGATTCTACTACAGCCTGATGTAATTGTAAAACCTCGTCCACACTGCTGCAAACCGCTTTGATGACGATGTAACCACGAGCGTGATATGTGATTCCTGCCAGCTGTAaaactatttgtttgttttggacAAATTACGCCGTATTAACTCGCTCAAATCTTGAGGAAATCGTCTACGCGATAATTGTATTAAATGAGTTCAATGctttttgttataagtttatTGCGTCTGGAAAATGGCCTTCCAAACTTTTACCTACCTACTGCGGAAGAACTAACAGAATACCAACATTAGGTAgtcttataaaaacaaaaacacagatAACATGATACGCAAAAGCACTTCACTGATTGTTTGGCAACAATATCACATAAAATTCTCAGTACCTTTAGTTATCTATTGAGTTGGAATAACATGTAAACTAATAAATACAAttggtacaataaaataattagccaAACTTCACTAAGCACGTACTTAAAGGTCCACTTAATATAATTAGTCTAGGCACTAGGCTAAATCCCCAATAGAGGATTATGATGTCACTAGAACTTCGAAATGCCAAAAACCATGAATCTGTATGGTAGTAAAATAACATATCGCAAGTTATGTGTTATAGATTAACTTACATAATGTCTAAAGTCACCATGTTTCGagaaatcaaaaaaaaaacttcactgTTTACAATGGCGACTGACTTAATTGCTGAATAAAACACATATAAGTGCACTTCTATCCAGGAACAAAACAACGcacaaaatagattttatatAGTTTACATCTGgaccaaaactaaaaaaaatacacacataatTTGCAAACACTTTCAAAGACGCTTCAATTTACACAGGAAACTACCCCCTCGCAGAGATGCAACGGTACTGAGTAAAGCGTCCGTCACCTGTAGCTTCTAAATGTCAAAGGTCACCGAGGTCTGGATGCAGTGCAACGCTGGTTTGACCCTGACCCAGCCACGATCGATCTGCGCGATGTCCCACTAGCGAGTCCTTCAATAATGTATTACGTAGTTATCTATCTAGAATATTTGTGACGCAATATCTTCCTGTAGGATGCAGGTTATGCGTATGAAAAAGCTGGtgccaaaacaataataatgtcgggacaatgtcgggacaccttttcacacacggtcggttagccccatggtaagttattaattaacttgtgttatgggtgctaacacaactgataaactacatatagctacatatatacatatttataaatacatattgtaacacccagaccacggccaacaagcatgctcatcacacaaatgtcgaccgaaccgggaatcgaacccgggacctcaggtccggcagtccggcatggtgaccattgcgccatcgaggtcgtcaaaaatcCTAATTTTCCCTTTTCGCGCACCCTGTTGACATTATTGTAAAATCttccttttaaaaatatgtttcagtTTCAGCAAATGCTCATTAGCATAACCAGCTTCTTTCTACATCAATTTTCTACCACCTTGAAGAAAATGATCATGTCTTACAGATCTGTAACACTGTAACACTATTATTGTACGCTAAAACAACATTACAGTACAATTTCAAACTCGCATTTCATGGTATATTTTAGATACTTTTCCAAAAATTTACGCACTTGCACTCTACGCGCCAGACTACGCAATTCTATTAGCTCCAAAATTCAACTAGTGTCCAATTCTGTATGAAGGCCTCTCCCAAATTACGAAGAGTCATAATTTCAGCTTTCCACGAAATGCATCCCAATTTAAGTATGTAATATCAGTCTATTTGGAAACTCCCACGCATAGGTCAGTGCAAACAGTCTAAATAATCAACAATTGCAATTCCGTGCTCGATAACCTAtgacattttaatgtttatgaTTGTCCAAGGGGGCGCGGCAGCGCGTGACCAATAGAAAATAATGCCGCTTAGCTATTTATGATCTATTTACTTTTATgagatatttatttacacacgtTTATTAATATTGCGCTTTTATGGTATTATAATTGCTCTATTTTCTGCTTATAATACgttattgattttttattaatttgaaggCATAAATTATATTGACGATGTGTTTCTCAAGTCATAGCCAGTCGAGGCAATAATGTTTCTATACGTTAAACggaatttttaagtttttttctttccaAATGTATCTTTGGAcattaatgagaaaaaaatacaaacatccgaattaagACCCTCCGAAccgaagtcggttaaaaagtaaaGGGTTCATCGTGGAGGAACCCTGAAGTCAGAAATCGTCAATCCGCCTTGAAAAAGCCTCCTCCGGATGAGCCTGAACTTTGCAGAGGAACAATAAAAAGTCTGATGATGTTGTTAAACATTAAACagcaaaatattattagtaaacACGCGATTACTTAGAACTGTGTTATACTCTCGTAACACGTGACAATTGTTAGAAACACTGATATCACAGATTTTCCTACAGCTCATGTTTTGTTTCTTACTTCGataagaatttcaataaacgtgAATTGCTAATCCACTTATTTACTGTAGTATGAAGCAGTAAAATTTTGCTTATGCACAATCAGACGCAAGGAATATTTTATATCACCTTTAAAGTGTTAGGTGTAacaagtcagaagccagtaagtctcgACAACCAGTCCTACCAAGGGAAATGGGATTctctgggtaactgggttcacCAAAAACacttggtactcagctgcatccggttagactggatgccgaccccaacatagttggataGTTGGCTCGGGagataataatgattttatacTTTCTAGCATTGAAAACATTCCAATTTATATTGATTAGTTAGGTCGTTTATTCGCGGAAAATTCGCCcaaaaagtattaaaacaatCACCAGCATTACTGTCACAAAATGCTATCAATGATTCAAAAGCCATAGTCATCAGTTCGAAAGCAAACTCTCACAATAGCCATCGATTCATTAGCAAGTCATAAAATGTTGTCAAATTGCCAGATAGGTAGGTAGGGTGGTAATCTAAGACTCACTCGGTTTAATTATGCCAGCACGTGTACTGCAGAATTTCTGGAGAATCGGTGCCAATTTTTCCAGGAAGGCCATTTGGAGAAGAAGAAATATAAAAGCCCAACATCTTTCTAGCAGGTTCAAGTTTAAAATGCACAGTTGCCAATAAGTACCTCTCAGATCAATTCAaggaaaatagaaaatattgagATATACAGTACCAGACTATCTTTTTGACTATTGGACTGTCTCTTATAATTCAATGATGTACATATGTACAGCAAGGACTGAGCTATAGACAGGATTAAAGAGGACATCTTTATTTGTGCCTTTACGGCAGGGGCTAATTTTTTAAAGAAGTCATTTAATGACTACACGACATCTAAGAACCTTAAGCTTATTTACCTAAATGCATGTAGATAATCACAATTCACTTAAGAAAACAGACAGAATTCTCTAGAAGTagacaaataaatcatttaataattttattagcatACAGTAAAATGATTTGCAGTCGTTTATTGCCCTCGTCTATGTTAACAGAGATATATCAAATAAGATCACGTTGCTGGTTAGATATGGGTGGCAGATAGTATAATTGTGTGCTAAATCATAAAAAGATGATATCTTTCTTATCTTTATGACAAAAGTGAGCACGCTATCTGATGCAATTAAAGCGGGATGTGATTTGCGGAGCTGATACTTAAGTTTTATTGGTTTTGATAGCCTAGCCTAGCTGTCGCTAGAACATGTAAATTAAAAGTGTCGTCCGTCCGCTAGCTGTAAGAACGGGACACACTATTGAGTTTCAGGTTGAAATTAGGCATCCAGGTTTAGTTGTATACAGAAGAATGCATATGTGAATCcaaaatgatttttctttaatttgatgCGATCAGCTAACTGATGCAACTCTTCATCAAGTCAAAATTCTAGCATACTATACTTTTAATATCATAAAGAAAAAATCCTACTCCACTATTTGTTTACTTTATCTAGCACAAGCTCATTATAttagattttatatttctttaatgaTATTCTTATTTACGAAGCAACGATAAATCTTCTTGGAACACGAGCCACAAACATGtcctgtatgtatgtacatacacTATCTACAAAAcaatcataaaaacaaaatcccAGTTATATGATAACGAAGTTTCTGAGCGAtgacataattttaatgatttcttaaacaaatacaaaaataattcaactCCGCTCTATGTTTGCTTCTTATCTCTCTAGTTAGACTTTGCGGCTCTGCAGTGCAGTTTCATAAAATTGTACAGGTATGTAATAGTGTATATATCTACTAATTATTGCATGTAATTGCTACGGTTTTCAGTAGCTGGCTGAAAGCCAACTTGACTAGTACAACGTGGGTCTTTCGCGGATGTATCACGAATTACTAATTATCATGCTGGCTTTAGGTGTTGTGTTTTATAAACCTTTTGCCATCGACTGAGTTActactattattatataaaattcttttaagtttgataaatattttgtttaatttttttgcctATTCAGATATTGATGATGTCGGAAAAAGGTCAATGCTTTGTTAtagtcttttttttaaataccagAGACGAATGTTAGTTTCCCATATCAGTCTGAATGTCCCTAACATGATAGTCTTAGAAGTTCGTAGAAGTGTGATATGTGGTCTTAAATTTGATAACAACTATTTAAAACATCATATGTCGTTTTAACAAACGCGTGCGGTAGACTCGTGTGAGAACGTGCGAGTGCGACCATGTAATGTAACACATGTCGActctatttataaaacaatatgGGATATCTATGTCTTAGGATATCCCATTTTGTTGTATTCTATTGCGAAAAAATCCTCAACCGGtcttaccccttggtaagacggGGTACCAAGGGGTAAGACCGGTTGTATGTAAGACTTTCTTGTTTCTGAacatccgtaacgactgccatagatattcaaatgacaatcCTCAACTTTTTTTATGATAGTCTTTATGATAGGAATTTGAAAACCATGTATtagggtgtttttcagaaaagaataccctgtgacgcacaggaaatattttttttttatttcgtgaattctattatatttactctaatattaaagaatatattgttaactagctaaatctgcattttaaattaaaattataagatgattttaagaaatattaaagtttttctgtcagcgtatgatgcatagtattcctgaacgtcacaaaatataattaattaaaaataaaacaaacaagtcttaaaacgaaatcaacttatggtagcataaagatatacttaaaatcttttaaaaacaaacaaaacgatagcataattctataagattattaaataatcagctaaataatttcactttcgtcacttcttggacacatctcactagaaaagttgttattactaatgatacccgctacaatttccaaaatcaagcctagtgagaaattttagatactaacaaaatactatgatgccaaaataaacgctataaaatgaaaaatatatattttaaaaccatttttgtaacatccagaatatgggacagtgactattatgaaaatttcgtgatggataagaataatttgagcaatgtccacactgccgttttcaaaacacaattacaaagaataaagtattaactcacaatttttttagatataaacctttacacacacatatataaacaaaaccgattaaatgtacctaagccttttcgtttgatacctaccacacgcgcggacaggacgctcccataaattatttaattgtacactaagctttacaattcaagatcgttacgattttgttccggtagtatgtaacgtgacgcacaggaggtgacgttttcatctcacgagacatttgaaattgaaaataactaatatttatttaaactaccttgtttttagccttactaatctaataatgatgagttgtttatgttatatacagtgttatacagttaaaaaaacaatttattaaccttttaaatactgccactatccggaccaaaaattttgcgcgccgatgacaccaacattgtcgtcacagttttcgccttaactgactttaaaacggcaatggcggaatcctaatacgatcataaagttgccaagaaggtagaaaaaacacaaattagtagattttatcttcagtacgatatcaaattcaccgtgacgaaaccggattttccggaacaatgattttcgtaggacaacattaaaataatgatatttcttaaaataacaataaatttatggcataaaaattaaaaatacgtttttagaaatacagagactaagttcaaaaacctaaacatacctaaaaactaatattttagaagttagatgtatttgaaatctccaagagcgccatgggacacacgatatttatacgtcctcttcaggcttattttaaatataaaaataactatccactttttatgctacatatcgatttaattgtacattaaaatatatacctaaattaatcaaaaactcactttcacacgtgccatataaaaaaatcaaaataaaaatgtttgaatgtaTGGGACAGGCCCATTTTgctagggtcaagttttctgaaaaacacccatTACTACTGACTTCGAATAAGTTAATAACTTCCAAATTGAAAACAGGGATGgatctctttaaattatcaACAGCTATACAGCTAAGATTCCAATAGGACCACCTAAGTTTACCTATACTGGGTTCCCAGATGCCCCATTTCTAGTGGTAATATTTATATACTCTGTTACACAGTACAGAAGCGTTTATTTCTAACTAGCATCGCACCTTTATTAGAAAATTTTTCCAATATTCTAAGCAgctaaaatttatttataatgaaatcGTGACAGATATAAAATCTTCGCCACGACTCCGCGACTGAAAGGACATTGCCCAACAGTTCTGAATACTCTTTTGGCTTTTGGTCACTGAACCTTTTAAAGTATTAAACGAAAATGGTACTGAAGAaacgtttttctttatttttcaaagagTAAGTCATCTTGAGTGGGTATTTCATTTCGAAAAGGTTTGTGGACAGTTTTTCCTTCACTTGAGATGAATCGATAATCTGAAAAACGTTATCAATAAGTCATATATTTCCTTTCATACATGAAATCAACATTTCCAAGAATACCggattttaatactttttccAGATGCTTCGACGACATCAGCGATAAAGTTACTTCGATAAATGCTATCTTTTATTTAGTAATGCATCTTGTATTTATCTCAAACAATCTCTTATTTAGAAAGCCAGCTCTACTTTATGTCAATGTGCCTTGCCATTGAAAAAGACTCTTCGGTTAAACAAAGATTTAATTGGAAATGCAGTACAGGTAAAAATATCGGTACTGTTATCCAGAATGACTGCTTAGTATCTTGGAGTCACTTAACCTAACCAGATATAGCCACATATCAATTTTAACCCTGGACCACCTGACCTCACaaagtattgtttattttttatcaaatattaacaataatacTTAATTTGTGAAATCATGCGTACTATTAGTGTTACTTATCCTGAACtttgatcaaatttagtatCTGTGGTCGAAATGTCAACTGCGGAATCGTCAATATGGCGCCGTTTACCACCTATCTTGGCGCCATTTTCATCTCTACTGATAAATGGATCACTCTGAAGTCAGGTGTTTGACCCATTATCAAATAAGTagctatacttcggccgttcagagaatgcgttcctgacacctatcagttagtcacgactagtgatgggcacaacataacactgagttcgttaccgttccttcaaaatgaaccgccgcattattttaagattattttcgttttaaattggcggaatcatttgttttatattttagttatttaagtggaaaccaaaaaaaggtaatattcatataataaaattgttttatttattctttgttacaagtacattgaattgaatgtgcgaacagaatattaatcagactccgatttgcttgaggaggtggtgtcttcatcatcatcttcgcctacatgtataattatattattatcaataacagaatcaatcctgatatctcggtctaacaaaagccgggtaatcaaataaaaacagatcgaaaacacttgaaaaacgtggtctatgcgcacgaaacgacaacggacgactgttttagcgtcacaaaatggcggcccataacgccatttggggttaccatttttaatctaagtataaaaatgcggtttggtcatcgTAGcgtatttcataaacgttataattaagtcttatagtccattattttccaattcttaaaaagaaaatcaaaacgtattattttatattataactgtataagaacagattacgatacttgcctgttatttttagcacagcactacaaaatataaaccgctgacataaccttgtaatagcgcagtatagatttagaaaaatattgtttaccaagttatttgacactcagtttggcacaaaattataacattcattgattattgatataataatgttgttttaatgctcctcaattgttaaaacggtaaacaaccagcaaaaatatttttatcgtaactgcaacgccattgcaaagttacgtcgtcagttcaatcgcgacgtgtcaggaacgcattctctaaatggccgaactataaaagtcCTCTTTTTGCTATCGACATGCGTCAATCGAATAGCCAAAATAAACAATGATTTAAAAACAAGAAATTGTTTCAGTTGCTaccttaaaattttattatgggTTCTTGGAAGTCTCACTTTTGTCTATCTTTTGTAACAAATATACGAGTATAGCATGTTTGCAGAAACTTAACTGTTGCTATTGTGAGGAACATAATTATTTGATCCATAAATTTTACAAAGTCATTAAGTACAAAATCGTATGTCATAAAATTACACAGGTATGCAGTCTTAATAAACAAAGTCAATACTCACAGAAATCTCAactttatttgaaatcaaacagATTAATCCAAAACATTCAACTTAAGAACAAACAGGTATTCCAGAGACAACAAACTGACTAAAAGCACGGTACACTACTAAAAAGTTTACCACTTCATAAAGACTTGATACGCATTACTCATGTCGATGagctaattaatataaaacaaaaggtCATTACCAGAGTAAATTACCATTGTAGGCAATCGTAAATCGTGACATTACTTTAAACTTGGTTTAGTCCACGTGTTCCGGCAAAGGGCAGGCcacttataaaataacattgccATAAACTTATAGAACCAAATTATTGGATATGCaaaatttaaatgcaaaaagCCTTCCtaaatattgttgatatttttccatttttttatcTGGTTTACATTTACACTGGTTTACGATTTTTAAACATGGGAATAAAAATCAtctaattaaaatgtaactaGCAATGCATAAATGCCGACTAACGGCACTAGCAGTCTTGAAGAAATAAAGAACTGTTTCCCTATTTCGATTTCTGGATTTTCTCCAAAAGAAGTTCTAACCGCCCTGTCATCACTGGTTGTCCTTTCTTCGTTTTCTTACTCAATTTCTTGAAGCGttcattctttttcttcttataTTCGTCAAGTTTCTGTTTTTTCTCTTCTTGAATTTTTTGTTTCTCTTGTTGCTTCTGCAACTTCTCTTGTTTCACTTTATCAAAATGGGCTTTAGCTTTGTGGTATGGGTCCTTTTTGGCTTTCACAAATCCCGAGTTCTCTTTTTCCGTTAGAGATGTTTCTTTAATAGAATCATTTATTTCCTTTTTCTCTACCAAGTCGGGATGTCGGACATATTTGCCGACTTCTTGGTTCGCGTCTGTAGTGTCCTCGTCAAAAGTCTTAGCTTTATAAGTCCCTAGAGTAGGGtcatttttaatatctttatgGTACTCGCGCAGCAACCTCTTTTTACGTTGTTCCTCCCattgttttagtttatattttttactgtatttttttaaacgataCCCTTTTTTGTCGAATGGCTTTTTTTCATTCTTTACCTCAAGACCTTtgcgatttttattgaattcttCTTGCCTTTTAAACT
Protein-coding regions in this window:
- the LOC124641514 gene encoding thyroid transcription factor 1-associated protein 26 homolog, with amino-acid sequence MEKKRDSFFMKMKRDSGKPVKQNHEEVGESKFKRQEEFNKNRKGLEVKNEKKPFDKKGYRLKKYSKKYKLKQWEEQRKKRLLREYHKDIKNDPTLGTYKAKTFDEDTTDANQEVGKYVRHPDLVEKKEINDSIKETSLTEKENSGFVKAKKDPYHKAKAHFDKVKQEKLQKQQEKQKIQEEKKQKLDEYKKKKNERFKKLSKKTKKGQPVMTGRLELLLEKIQKSK